From a region of the Octopus sinensis linkage group LG18, ASM634580v1, whole genome shotgun sequence genome:
- the LOC115221741 gene encoding methyltransferase N6AMT1, which yields MFSTPNFSHISSKDYEKIYEPAEDTFLLLDAIEKDFPFIKNQQPFICVEIGCGSGVPLVFLARVLGPSLFYICTDINRTAVQIARDTAFHNDVVVEAVETDLMSGLLPRLSNKVDILLFNPPYVPTPSDDIKFNADDPVVASWAGGTKGREVMDRLFPLIPHILSETGILYLVVVAENDPPDILKTMNSYGLCAETVISRRSGPELLSVIRFTKKSIVNK from the coding sequence ATGTTTTCTACACCAAACTTCTCACACATTTCTTCGAAAGATTACGAAAAAATTTATGAACCAGCAGAGGACACTTTTCTTTTGCTCGATGCAATCGAGAAGGACTTTCCTTTTATCAAAAACCAACAACCATTCATTTGCGTTGAGATAGGATGCGGCAGTGGTGTTCCTTTAGTATTTTTAGCCCGTGTTCTGGGACCAtccttgttttatatttgtacagACATAAACAGAACAGCAGTACAGATCGCCCGTGATACGGCTTTTCACAACGATGTGGTCGTCGAAGCAGTGGAAACTGATTTAATGTCTGGACTACTTCCGAGACTTTCAAACAAAGTAGATATTCTGTTATTTAACCCGCCTTACGTGCCGACACCAAGTGATGACATCAAGTTTAATGCTGACGATCCCGTTGTTGCCTCGTGGGCCGGAGGCACCAAAGGACGTGAAGTCATGGATAGACTTTTCCCGCTTATCCCCCACATTCTGTCCGAAACAGGGATACTTTATTTGGTGGTTGTTGCCGAAAACGATCCACCAGATATTCTAAAAACTATGAATAGTTATGGACTGTGCGCTGAAACAGTCATTTCTCGTCGCTCTGGACCTGAGCTGCTCAGTGTTATAAGATTTACCAAAAAATCgattgtaaataaataa